AGCTTCTAAAAAACAAACGAAGACAGTGGGTAAGCGCTTCTCGGTGAAAAAGAAAAATTCCAGTCGTAAAGCCAATGCTGTTAAAGTAACTGATAAAAAAACGTTTAAAATAAGGAAAAAGTGATGAGAAAAGCTAAGAAGATAAAAGGCTTATTGATTGATTTGGATGGAACGGTTTATCGTGGGAAAAGTTCAATTAAGGGAGCTAAAGCATTTATTGAAAAACTCATTACTAGTCAAACGCCCTTTTTATTTTTAACCAATAATTCCATGAGGTCCCACCAAGAAGTCCAAGCTTTCCTAGAAAAAGAACACCATATCTTGGTTGATCCAGAAAGGGTTTATAGTAGTGTAGATGCCTTAGTTTATGCTCTGAAAGACGCTTACCACCAGGTCGATCACCAACAGGCCGCTTATATTATTGGTAGTGAAATTCTTAAAAAGAGTGTCAGTGACTTAGGCTTTGAACTAAGAACAAATATTGATCAGCAGATTGACCTAGTAGTCGTAGGCTTGAATCAAAGTGTTTTTTATGACCAGCTCGCTCAAGCAGCTATTGCAGTCCAAAGAGGGGCGGATTTTTACTTAACTAACCCGGATATACAATTTCCAGATGAACGAGGATTTGTGCCCGGTGCTGGCTCACTAGGTCGTATGATCAGTGAGGTAAGTCGGACGCGTCCCATGGTTTGTGGCAAACCAGAAAAATTGATTATGTCCGGTGCCTTAGCTAAGTTAGGTCTTCAAGCCGATGAAGTGGCCATGCTGGGTGATAACTTAACCACCGATATCTTAGCGGCAAATCGTATGGATATGCCGGCGATATTAATTGAGACCGGTGTCCATCATAAAGAAGACTTAGAAGATTTTTCTGCTAAGCCAGATTATATCGTTAAAGATTATGAGGAATTAGGAAAATTATGGCAAGAAATATCCGATTTTACTTAGGACTTAGCAGCCTGGTGCTTTTTATATTGTGTGGAGCGATTACCTTCACGATTTGGTTTACCCCACTCTATTATCTGAGTGCATATCTTGAAGAGGTCAATCAAGTCGTTGATTTATCATGGTTGGAGATTTTCCAGGACTACCATCGTATTATTGCTTACCTCAATTTCCCGTGGATTGAACACTTGTCCTTACAGCATTTTC
This genomic stretch from Aerococcus mictus harbors:
- a CDS encoding HAD-IIA family hydrolase, with protein sequence MRKAKKIKGLLIDLDGTVYRGKSSIKGAKAFIEKLITSQTPFLFLTNNSMRSHQEVQAFLEKEHHILVDPERVYSSVDALVYALKDAYHQVDHQQAAYIIGSEILKKSVSDLGFELRTNIDQQIDLVVVGLNQSVFYDQLAQAAIAVQRGADFYLTNPDIQFPDERGFVPGAGSLGRMISEVSRTRPMVCGKPEKLIMSGALAKLGLQADEVAMLGDNLTTDILAANRMDMPAILIETGVHHKEDLEDFSAKPDYIVKDYEELGKLWQEISDFT